DNA from Aliarcobacter butzleri:
TCTATCTTTTTTTCCATAAGGATAAGATGCTATCCAAATTTCTTTATTTTTTTTGATATAACAATTAAACCCATTATTTTCATCTTTTATAGATGGTTGCAAATCAATAGTTTGTTCTTTACTCTCTAATAAAGGAAATATAGTTGCAAACTTTTCCAAAACTGTATATTTATCTACTAAACTTTTTAATTTAGTATAAGCTTGTTCTTGTGTTGGAAATGTATATAATCGAACAGTTTCTTTTTCATTAATAGGAACTGGATAAATATAATTCTCATTTTGTTTTGTTTCTTTGTTTAATTTCATAAACAAACTATAATCTAAAGCCTTGTTTTCTTTAACTTCTTTTTCAAAGCTCACACATTTATCTAATCTAGTAGTAAGATCACCTAATACACTATTTGCAAATAAAGATATATTTGCAAATAACAAAATCAATACTATTGATATTTTCAAAATTCTTTTCATCTTGATTCCTTTTTTATTAAATTTCTCACACTAAAACTTTTTTATCCTTGAAAATTATACATAAAATCTCTTGACAAATTATAAGATTTATAGCCCATGAAATCGGCTATAAATCTTATAATTTGAATTATAAGATTTATGATAAATTTTTAAAAATAATAAAAAAAAGGATATAAAATGTCAGAAAACTCAAGTATTAATTCTTTAAGCGATATTGTTATTTCTATTGCAAAATCTGTTGCAGAAGCTCAAAGTAGTGTAGAAGAATCTCAACTTTCTCATCTTTTTACTTTTTTTACAAAAAAATTAAAAAAAGATGCTTTAGGAAATAAAACAGATGAACCTCTTCCTGGTATTTTTCCAAAAAAACTAAAAATTGGTATTCCAAATTCGGATGAGACAAGTTATAAAACAAAATATTATGAAGTTCCATACATAAATCTCTTACCTATAAATCCTGTTCATATTGAAAAAATCACTACAGATTTTGACTTACAATTAGTAGGAGTTGAAAGTACAAAAGCTAGTGAAGAATCTGAAATAAAAGAATTCAATAAATTACCAACTTTACAAGTTGACATCATAGGTGGAGGTATTGCAAAACAAAAAGGAATAAGTGCCCATATTAGTTTAACAATGGTTAGACATGAATTACCAGAGGGAACAGCAAGAATGATAAACGAACTTATAAACAAATCTCAAGGTTATACAAAAGAGCTAATCCAAAATAAGGAGGGAACAGACAATGTAGAATAAAAATCTTCAACTAACTTACAAAAAAATATATTAAAAAAGGAGAAATTATTATGGCAACAGAAATTACTAATCAATTCACTGGTTTACCAATGGATTCACTTATTGGTGCACCACTTTTGGCGGCTTGCGATGCGCAATTAAAACTTGCAAACTCAACAGCAACATTTATCAACACAGTTGGATTTGAAGACAAAGATAAAAGTAAAGTTAGAACAATTGACTTCAAATATCAAAACAAAACTCCTAAATACGATGACAAAGGGAAAATAACAGGCTATGAATCAACAGATATGGTTGTTCAAACACCTCTTTTATCTATCGTAAAAATTCCGAGTCTATCGATTACAGATTTAAATATCACTTTTGATATGGAAGTAAAAACTTCTGAAGAAGAAAAAACTTCTGATGATAAATCAGGAACATTAGAAGCAGAAGCAAGTTTCGGATTTGGTTGCTTTAAAGCAAAAGTAAATGTAAAAGGTTCAATTAGTTCTCATAAAGAGAATTCAAGAAAAACTGATACATCTGCTAAATACCATGTTGAGTTG
Protein-coding regions in this window:
- a CDS encoding DUF2589 domain-containing protein, whose product is MSENSSINSLSDIVISIAKSVAEAQSSVEESQLSHLFTFFTKKLKKDALGNKTDEPLPGIFPKKLKIGIPNSDETSYKTKYYEVPYINLLPINPVHIEKITTDFDLQLVGVESTKASEESEIKEFNKLPTLQVDIIGGGIAKQKGISAHISLTMVRHELPEGTARMINELINKSQGYTKELIQNKEGTDNVE
- a CDS encoding DUF2589 domain-containing protein yields the protein MATEITNQFTGLPMDSLIGAPLLAACDAQLKLANSTATFINTVGFEDKDKSKVRTIDFKYQNKTPKYDDKGKITGYESTDMVVQTPLLSIVKIPSLSITDLNITFDMEVKTSEEEKTSDDKSGTLEAEASFGFGCFKAKVNVKGSISSHKENSRKTDTSAKYHVELQAKDGGMTEGLSRVLDIIQNSITPVESNKLKADNSSSKKEEIQ